In a single window of the Serratia quinivorans genome:
- the syrM1_2 gene encoding Symbiotic regulator homolog 1, translating into MNLSNVDLNLLVVFEALYQTRNVTVAGQRLNRAQPSVSNALARLRTLFDDPLFVRSGGGMLPTARAHQLMLQIQPVLEQIHQALTPPTRFDPATASQRRFRLAAGDYADITLLPTIISRLRQAAPGIDIRVSRLDRRTVVQQLERGEIDVALGGHLEVPEGMLVQPLFNESFTCIASRHHPQIAAESWNLQQYIGLPHALYAPSDDGSARGIIDQRLTEMGLARRVAATFSHIVALPAVVADSDLIATLATSVARQFADPSRIQFLPLPSELAMPAFPIECVAGRQVKRDPALAWLCDTLSQLNLPSFHR; encoded by the coding sequence ATGAATTTATCCAACGTCGATCTTAATCTTCTGGTGGTGTTTGAGGCGTTGTACCAAACGCGTAATGTCACCGTCGCCGGCCAACGCCTGAACCGCGCTCAACCCTCGGTAAGTAATGCGCTGGCCCGGCTGCGTACCCTGTTTGACGATCCATTGTTCGTCCGCAGCGGCGGCGGCATGCTGCCCACCGCCCGTGCTCACCAACTGATGCTGCAGATACAACCGGTGTTGGAACAGATCCATCAGGCATTAACGCCGCCGACCCGTTTCGATCCGGCAACGGCCAGCCAACGCCGTTTTAGGCTGGCAGCCGGTGATTATGCGGATATCACACTGTTACCCACCATCATCAGTCGGCTGCGTCAGGCTGCGCCCGGTATTGATATCCGCGTATCACGGCTGGATCGGCGCACGGTGGTGCAACAGCTTGAACGTGGAGAGATAGATGTCGCCCTGGGCGGGCATCTTGAAGTGCCGGAAGGCATGCTGGTGCAGCCGTTATTTAACGAGAGTTTCACCTGTATCGCCAGCCGACATCACCCGCAGATAGCGGCCGAAAGCTGGAATTTGCAGCAATACATTGGCCTGCCCCATGCGCTTTATGCGCCGTCGGACGACGGTTCGGCACGCGGGATCATCGATCAGAGGTTGACTGAAATGGGGCTGGCGCGGCGGGTCGCCGCGACGTTTTCACATATTGTCGCGCTACCTGCCGTGGTCGCGGATAGCGATCTGATAGCCACCCTTGCCACCAGCGTTGCCCGGCAATTTGCCGATCCTTCACGAATTCAGTTCCTGCCGCTCCCCAGTGAATTGGCTATGCCTGCCTTCCCTATCGAATGTGTCGCCGGCCGACAGGTT
- the pcp_2 gene encoding Pyrrolidone-carboxylate peptidase: protein MDRVLVTGIEPFDGDAINPSWQVAQALAGEQVAGAEVVVRQLACVLGLSNQQLIAAIEELRPKVVICLGLAGGRGEISIERVAINLIDARIPDNAGKQPIDIPVVEGGPVGYFSTLPVKAIVHHLRQSGIPAVVSHTAGTYNCNQLFYGLSHHIASHNLAIKGGFIHIPYSHELAVNHPGKPSMALATMIAAVRSIVHTALTVGEDLTITGGALH from the coding sequence ATGGACAGGGTATTAGTGACGGGTATAGAGCCGTTTGACGGCGACGCGATTAATCCTTCATGGCAGGTCGCGCAAGCTCTGGCCGGGGAACAGGTGGCGGGTGCGGAGGTGGTGGTACGTCAATTGGCTTGCGTGCTGGGTTTGTCCAACCAGCAGCTCATTGCCGCGATTGAAGAGTTGCGCCCAAAGGTGGTTATCTGTCTGGGGCTGGCGGGTGGGCGCGGAGAAATCTCCATTGAGCGGGTGGCCATCAACCTGATCGATGCCCGTATTCCTGATAATGCCGGTAAACAACCGATAGATATACCGGTGGTGGAGGGCGGCCCGGTGGGCTATTTTTCCACGCTGCCGGTGAAGGCGATTGTGCATCATCTGCGTCAGTCAGGCATTCCGGCTGTGGTTTCGCATACGGCGGGGACCTACAACTGCAACCAGCTTTTTTATGGCCTGAGTCACCATATTGCCAGCCATAATCTGGCGATCAAGGGCGGTTTTATCCACATTCCCTACAGCCACGAGCTGGCGGTCAATCATCCGGGAAAACCAAGTATGGCGTTAGCGACGATGATCGCGGCGGTGCGCAGTATTGTGCATACCGCGCTGACGGTGGGGGAAGATTTAACCATCACCGGGGGAGCGCTGCATTGA
- the curA gene encoding NADPH-dependent curcumin reductase, whose protein sequence is MSQSMQHNRRFLLASRPHGEPTADNFRLEKVATPQPAAGQVLLRTVYLSLDPYMRGRMSDAPSYAPPVEIGEVMVGGTVSRVVTSQHPDFKAGDWVLGYDGWQDYALSDGSGLRNLGPDQKHPSRLLGVLGMPGFTAYMGLLDIGQPKPGETLVVAAASGAVGSVVGQVAKLKGCRVVGVAGGKGKCRYVVEELGFDACVDHRAPDFAEQLAAACPQGIDIYYENVGGAVFDAVIPLLNTQARIPVCGIIAHYNATDLPAGPDRLPMLQGLILRKRIRMQGFIIFDDYAEGFGEFLQQMSEWVEQGKIKFREDLVDGLENAPQALIGLLHGKNFGKLVIRVGDE, encoded by the coding sequence ATGTCCCAGTCTATGCAACACAACCGCCGTTTTTTACTTGCCTCACGCCCGCATGGTGAGCCTACCGCAGACAATTTCCGCCTGGAAAAAGTGGCGACGCCGCAACCCGCTGCTGGCCAGGTACTGTTACGTACCGTCTATCTGTCACTGGATCCCTACATGCGCGGCCGGATGAGCGATGCCCCTTCTTACGCACCACCGGTAGAGATCGGTGAAGTGATGGTTGGCGGCACGGTATCGCGTGTTGTTACGTCACAGCATCCCGACTTCAAAGCCGGTGACTGGGTGTTAGGCTATGACGGCTGGCAGGATTATGCTTTATCTGACGGCAGTGGCTTGCGTAATCTCGGTCCGGACCAGAAACACCCTTCCCGCCTGCTCGGCGTCCTGGGCATGCCGGGCTTCACCGCCTATATGGGCCTGTTGGATATTGGTCAGCCGAAACCCGGTGAAACCCTGGTGGTTGCAGCCGCCAGCGGCGCCGTCGGATCGGTCGTCGGACAGGTCGCCAAACTGAAGGGTTGCCGCGTGGTCGGCGTGGCCGGCGGTAAAGGGAAATGCCGCTATGTGGTAGAAGAGCTGGGCTTCGATGCCTGTGTCGATCACCGGGCGCCTGATTTTGCCGAGCAGCTGGCCGCTGCCTGCCCGCAAGGTATCGACATTTACTACGAGAACGTTGGCGGTGCGGTGTTTGATGCAGTGATCCCGCTGCTCAATACCCAGGCGCGTATTCCGGTGTGCGGCATTATCGCCCACTACAACGCCACCGACTTGCCTGCCGGCCCGGATCGCCTGCCGATGCTGCAGGGGCTGATTCTGCGTAAACGCATCCGCATGCAGGGCTTCATTATTTTTGATGACTATGCAGAAGGCTTTGGCGAATTCCTGCAGCAGATGAGCGAATGGGTCGAGCAAGGGAAAATCAAATTCCGCGAAGATCTGGTCGACGGACTGGAGAATGCGCCACAGGCGTTGATCGGCCTGCTGCACGGCAAGAACTTCGGCAAGCTGGTGATCCGCGTCGGCGACGAATAA
- the uspA_3 gene encoding Universal stress protein A — protein MGYQNVLVTVAVAADSHRLVEKAVSIVRPYNGKITLLSMIANPEMYNNFAGPMLGDLRALMEEETLLFMEELRLRADYPIADTLIVHGELGDSLNYASHRQTYDLVVCGNHSDSMMNKVSCSAARFINTSHIDVLIIPL, from the coding sequence ATGGGATATCAAAACGTTTTGGTTACCGTCGCCGTAGCGGCAGACAGCCATCGCCTGGTTGAAAAAGCCGTCTCCATCGTGCGCCCCTACAACGGCAAAATCACCCTGCTGAGCATGATCGCCAATCCAGAAATGTACAATAACTTCGCCGGGCCGATGTTGGGCGATCTGCGTGCCTTAATGGAGGAGGAAACTCTGTTGTTTATGGAAGAACTGCGCCTGCGGGCCGATTATCCAATAGCCGATACGCTGATCGTCCACGGCGAGTTGGGTGACAGCCTCAACTACGCCAGCCATCGGCAGACCTATGATCTGGTGGTTTGCGGCAATCATAGCGACAGCATGATGAACAAGGTTTCCTGCTCTGCAGCACGCTTTATCAATACCAGTCATATCGACGTACTGATCATTCCTCTTTAA
- the cnu gene encoding H-NS/StpA-binding protein 2 — MTDTLDYLMTFRKCTSLDSVEKVYDKLNYSIDNDIEISNMYRAADHRRAELVAGKLFDLGKVPKTLWAQVL; from the coding sequence ATGACCGATACCCTGGATTACCTGATGACATTCCGCAAATGCACCAGTTTGGACAGCGTGGAAAAGGTGTACGACAAGCTCAATTATTCCATTGATAATGATATTGAAATCAGCAACATGTATCGTGCTGCCGATCACCGTCGTGCCGAGCTGGTTGCCGGAAAACTGTTCGATTTGGGCAAGGTACCAAAAACTCTGTGGGCGCAGGTGCTATAA
- the flhD gene encoding Flagellar transcriptional regulator FlhD translates to MGTSELLKHIYDINLSYLLLAQRLINDEKASAMFRLGIDETMADALAQLTLPQMVKLAETNQLVCQFRFNDHQTIERLTKESRVDDLQQIHTGILLSSHLLQELSAKDGSATKKRA, encoded by the coding sequence ATGGGTACGTCTGAATTACTTAAGCATATTTATGACATCAATTTGTCATATTTACTTTTAGCACAGCGTCTGATTAATGATGAAAAAGCATCGGCAATGTTCCGTCTGGGGATCGACGAGACCATGGCTGATGCGCTCGCTCAACTCACGTTGCCACAAATGGTCAAACTGGCTGAGACCAACCAGTTGGTCTGCCAATTCCGTTTTAACGATCACCAGACGATCGAGCGCCTGACGAAAGAGTCGCGCGTGGACGATCTGCAGCAAATCCATACCGGCATTTTGCTATCAAGCCACTTACTGCAAGAACTATCGGCTAAAGACGGTAGTGCGACGAAGAAAAGAGCTTGA
- the flhC gene encoding Flagellar transcriptional regulator FlhC, whose protein sequence is MAEKSIVQEAKDIQLAMELITLGARLQMLESETQLSRGRLIKLYKELRGSPPPKGMLPFSTDWFMTWEQNIHSSMFYNAYSFLMKSGHCTGVEAVIKAYRLYLEQCPHQPGEPPLLALTRAWTLVRFVDSGMLQLSACNCCGGTFITHAHQPLNSFVCSLCQPPSRAVKRRKLSPQLADIIPQLLDEQVKRAI, encoded by the coding sequence ATGGCAGAGAAAAGTATTGTTCAGGAAGCCAAGGACATTCAGCTGGCAATGGAGCTGATCACGCTGGGCGCCCGTTTGCAGATGCTGGAAAGTGAAACTCAGCTCAGCCGTGGGCGTTTGATCAAGTTGTATAAGGAGTTGCGCGGCAGTCCGCCGCCGAAAGGGATGTTGCCGTTCTCGACCGACTGGTTTATGACCTGGGAACAGAACATCCATTCATCGATGTTTTATAACGCCTACAGTTTCCTGATGAAGAGTGGGCACTGCACTGGCGTTGAGGCGGTGATTAAAGCCTATCGTTTGTATCTGGAACAGTGTCCGCACCAACCAGGAGAACCGCCGTTGTTGGCGTTGACCCGTGCCTGGACACTGGTGCGTTTCGTCGATAGCGGTATGCTGCAGCTCTCGGCCTGCAACTGCTGTGGCGGCACTTTTATCACCCACGCGCACCAGCCGTTGAACAGTTTTGTATGCAGTTTATGCCAGCCCCCATCCCGCGCAGTAAAAAGACGTAAACTTTCGCCGCAACTGGCCGATATTATTCCTCAACTGCTGGACGAGCAGGTTAAACGCGCGATTTGA
- the motA gene encoding Chemotaxis protein MotA — MLVILGYLVVLGAVFGGYLIVGGHLGALYQPAEFLIIGGAGIGAFIVGNNGKAIKSTLRAIPKLMRRSKYSKDLYMDLMALLFLLLAKSRQQGMLSLEFDIDNPQESEIFSNYPRILADNTLVEFITDYLRLMVSGNMNAFEIEALMDEEIETFEQESEVPAGSLAMVGDSLPAFGIVAAVMGVVHALASADRPAAELGALIANAMVGTFLGILLAYGFISPLATLLRQKSAENVKMMQCIKVTLLSSLNGYAPQIAVEFGRKTLYTTERPSFVELEEHVRRVKAPAQQATEEEQA; from the coding sequence GTGCTAGTTATTTTGGGTTATCTCGTGGTATTGGGTGCGGTCTTTGGGGGCTACCTGATTGTGGGGGGCCATCTGGGCGCGCTTTATCAGCCGGCAGAATTTTTGATTATCGGCGGCGCGGGTATCGGCGCTTTTATCGTGGGCAACAACGGTAAGGCGATAAAATCCACGCTGCGTGCCATCCCCAAGCTGATGCGTCGTTCGAAATACAGTAAAGATTTATATATGGACCTGATGGCGCTGCTCTTCCTGCTGCTGGCCAAATCTCGTCAACAGGGCATGCTGTCCCTCGAGTTCGATATTGATAATCCGCAAGAAAGTGAAATTTTCTCTAATTATCCGCGCATTCTTGCCGATAACACCCTCGTGGAGTTTATTACCGATTACTTACGGCTGATGGTGAGCGGCAACATGAATGCGTTTGAGATCGAAGCGTTGATGGACGAAGAGATCGAAACCTTTGAACAGGAAAGCGAAGTCCCGGCAGGCAGCCTGGCGATGGTCGGTGATTCGTTGCCGGCTTTCGGCATTGTTGCGGCGGTGATGGGGGTGGTGCATGCGCTGGCCTCGGCCGATCGCCCGGCGGCCGAGTTGGGGGCGTTGATCGCCAACGCCATGGTCGGTACCTTCCTCGGTATTTTGCTGGCCTACGGTTTTATCTCGCCGTTGGCCACCCTGCTGCGGCAGAAAAGCGCTGAAAACGTCAAAATGATGCAGTGCATCAAGGTCACTTTACTGTCCAGCCTGAATGGTTACGCACCGCAGATTGCCGTCGAATTTGGCCGTAAAACCCTGTACACCACCGAGCGTCCGTCCTTCGTCGAGCTGGAAGAACATGTGCGCCGGGTGAAAGCGCCGGCACAGCAGGCGACGGAAGAAGAACAGGCATGA
- the motB_2 gene encoding Chemotaxis protein MotB: MKQNHPVVLVRKRKSHQAGHHGGSWKIAYADFMTAMMAFFLVMWLLAIASPQELTQIAEYFRTPLKVALTSGDKSSSESSPIPGGGDDPTQQDGLVKRQIDTLEKRDEELRLNKLREKLDELIESDPRLKALRPHLLINMMDEGLRIQIIDSQNRPMFKTGSAQVESYMRDILRAIAPILNDLPNKISLSGHTDDIPYATGERGYSNWELSADRANASRRELIAGGLSEGKVLRVVGMAATMSLKQHGADDAINRRITVLVLNKQTQQGIEHENGESNAIEVAQPVELKSLAPAATAPATLIAPEQPAADPVPTNSDSQQR; encoded by the coding sequence ATGAAGCAGAATCACCCGGTTGTTTTGGTCAGAAAACGCAAGTCGCATCAGGCCGGTCATCATGGCGGCTCCTGGAAGATTGCCTACGCCGATTTTATGACGGCGATGATGGCGTTCTTCCTGGTGATGTGGCTGCTGGCGATCGCCAGTCCGCAGGAACTGACGCAAATTGCCGAATACTTCCGCACGCCGCTAAAAGTGGCGCTGACCAGTGGCGACAAGAGCAGCTCGGAAAGCAGCCCGATCCCCGGCGGTGGCGATGACCCGACTCAGCAAGACGGACTGGTGAAAAGGCAGATTGATACGCTGGAGAAGCGCGACGAGGAACTGCGCTTGAACAAGCTGCGGGAAAAACTCGATGAGCTGATTGAGTCCGATCCGCGGTTGAAAGCGCTACGTCCGCATCTGCTGATCAACATGATGGATGAAGGTCTGCGCATTCAGATCATCGATAGTCAGAACCGCCCGATGTTCAAAACCGGCAGTGCGCAGGTTGAAAGCTATATGCGTGACATCCTGCGGGCGATTGCTCCGATCCTCAATGATCTGCCGAATAAAATCAGCCTGTCCGGCCACACCGACGACATTCCTTACGCCACGGGAGAGCGGGGTTATAGCAACTGGGAGCTTTCGGCCGATCGCGCCAATGCTTCCCGGCGTGAACTGATTGCCGGTGGGCTGTCGGAAGGGAAGGTGCTGCGGGTGGTGGGCATGGCTGCCACCATGAGCCTGAAACAGCACGGCGCCGATGACGCCATCAATCGCCGCATCACCGTGCTGGTGCTGAACAAGCAAACCCAGCAGGGCATTGAACACGAAAATGGCGAAAGCAACGCAATCGAGGTCGCTCAGCCGGTCGAACTAAAATCGCTGGCCCCGGCGGCGACGGCTCCGGCCACCCTCATTGCACCGGAGCAGCCGGCGGCTGACCCAGTACCGACTAACAGCGACTCACAGCAGAGGTGA
- the cheA gene encoding Chemotaxis protein CheA has product MSMDISAFYQTFFDEADELLADMEQHLLELDPLAPDIEPLNAIFRAAHSIKGGAATFGFTVLQETTHLLENLLDGARRQEMSLSTEIINLFLETKDIMQEQLDAYKTSQKPDADSFEYICQALRQLALDAQQQDAPAAHPATEHAVAVPAAIEGGMRICLSGLKSSEVPLMLEELGNLGEVKNPQQTENSLEVTLLTSASEDDISAVLCFVLEPEQISFATPPQAEVAPAAPVQSAPVVATAPVVKPAPAAVEVAKPRAKASESTSIRVAVEKVDQLINLVGELVITQSMLAQRSGSLDPVNHGDLLNSMSQLERNARDLQESVMSIRMMPMEYVFSRFPRLVRDLAGKLNKQVELQLQGSSTELDKSLIERIIDPLTHLVRNSLDHGIEDPDTRVAAGKSAVGNLILSAEHQGGNICIEVTDDGAGLNRDKILAKAASQGLAVSDSMSDEDVGMLIFAPGFSTAEQVTDVSGRGVGMDVVKRNIQEMGGHVEIHSQAGKGTAIRILLPLTLAILDGMSVKVNDEVFILPLNAVMESLQPQAEDLHPLAGGERVLQVRGEYLPLVELFRVFEVAGAKTDATQGIVVILQSAGRRYALLVDQLVGQHQVVVKNLESNYRKVPGISAATILGDGSVALIVDVSALQTLNREQRQTDAAA; this is encoded by the coding sequence GTGAGCATGGATATTAGTGCGTTTTATCAGACCTTTTTTGATGAAGCAGACGAGTTGCTGGCCGATATGGAGCAACACCTGCTGGAGTTGGATCCGCTGGCGCCGGACATTGAGCCGCTGAACGCCATTTTCCGCGCAGCGCACTCTATAAAGGGCGGGGCGGCTACCTTTGGTTTTACGGTACTGCAGGAAACCACCCATCTGCTGGAGAACCTGCTCGATGGTGCGCGGCGTCAGGAAATGAGCCTGAGCACCGAGATTATCAACCTGTTTCTGGAAACCAAAGACATTATGCAGGAGCAACTGGACGCCTATAAGACGTCACAAAAACCTGACGCCGACAGTTTTGAATACATCTGCCAGGCGTTGCGGCAGCTGGCGTTGGACGCACAGCAACAGGATGCCCCCGCAGCGCATCCGGCCACGGAACATGCCGTCGCGGTACCTGCGGCGATCGAAGGCGGGATGCGAATTTGCCTGAGTGGCCTCAAATCCAGCGAAGTCCCGCTGATGCTCGAAGAGCTGGGGAATCTGGGCGAGGTGAAAAACCCGCAGCAGACCGAAAACAGCCTGGAAGTGACGCTGCTGACCTCCGCCAGCGAAGATGACATCAGCGCGGTGCTCTGTTTTGTGCTGGAGCCGGAGCAAATCAGCTTCGCTACGCCGCCGCAGGCCGAAGTCGCGCCTGCCGCACCGGTACAGTCAGCGCCTGTCGTCGCGACAGCACCGGTGGTCAAACCGGCACCTGCGGCTGTCGAAGTCGCCAAACCACGGGCCAAGGCCAGCGAATCCACCAGTATCCGCGTCGCGGTAGAGAAAGTGGACCAGTTAATTAACCTGGTCGGTGAGCTGGTGATCACCCAATCGATGCTGGCGCAGCGTTCGGGCAGCCTGGATCCGGTGAATCACGGCGACTTGCTCAACAGCATGAGCCAGTTGGAACGCAATGCGCGCGATCTGCAAGAGTCGGTGATGTCGATTCGTATGATGCCGATGGAGTACGTGTTCAGCCGCTTCCCGCGGTTGGTACGCGATCTGGCCGGCAAGTTGAATAAACAGGTGGAGTTGCAGCTGCAGGGCAGTTCGACCGAACTGGACAAGAGCCTGATCGAACGCATCATCGACCCCTTGACCCACCTGGTGCGCAACAGCCTGGATCACGGCATTGAAGATCCCGATACGCGCGTCGCCGCCGGCAAATCGGCAGTGGGTAATCTGATCCTGTCGGCGGAACACCAGGGCGGCAATATCTGCATCGAGGTGACCGACGACGGCGCCGGTCTGAACCGCGATAAAATTCTCGCCAAGGCGGCCTCGCAGGGGCTGGCGGTCAGTGACAGCATGAGCGATGAAGACGTTGGTATGTTGATCTTTGCTCCGGGCTTTTCCACTGCCGAACAGGTCACCGATGTGTCCGGGCGTGGCGTCGGCATGGACGTGGTGAAGCGAAATATTCAGGAGATGGGTGGGCATGTAGAAATCCATTCTCAGGCAGGCAAGGGGACCGCGATCCGCATCCTGCTGCCGTTGACGCTGGCGATCCTCGACGGTATGTCGGTCAAGGTGAACGACGAAGTGTTTATCCTGCCGCTCAACGCGGTGATGGAATCACTGCAGCCGCAGGCCGAAGACCTGCATCCATTGGCCGGTGGCGAGCGAGTGTTGCAGGTGCGCGGTGAATATCTGCCGCTGGTGGAACTGTTCCGGGTGTTCGAAGTGGCAGGCGCCAAAACCGATGCCACTCAGGGCATTGTGGTGATCCTGCAAAGTGCCGGTCGTCGCTATGCGTTGCTGGTAGATCAATTGGTCGGTCAGCATCAGGTCGTGGTGAAGAATCTGGAAAGCAACTATCGCAAAGTGCCGGGTATTTCCGCCGCCACTATTCTCGGCGATGGCAGCGTGGCGCTGATTGTCGATGTCTCGGCGCTGCAAACGCTGAACCGTGAACAGCGTCAGACCGACGCGGCCGCATAA
- the cheW gene encoding Chemotaxis protein CheW, whose product MAGLATVSKLAGETVGQEFLIFTLGNEEYGIDILKVQEIRGYDQVTRIANTPAFIKGVTNLRGVIVPIIDLRVKFAQQDVSYDENTVVIVLNFGQRVVGIVVDGVSDVLSLTTEQIRPAPEFAVTLATEYLTGLGSLGDRMLILVDIEKLLSSEEMSLVDSVAKSA is encoded by the coding sequence ATGGCAGGACTGGCAACCGTCAGCAAATTGGCTGGCGAAACGGTAGGGCAAGAATTCCTGATTTTTACCTTGGGCAATGAGGAATATGGCATTGATATCCTCAAGGTGCAGGAGATCCGTGGATACGATCAGGTTACCCGCATCGCCAATACACCGGCCTTTATCAAGGGCGTCACCAACCTGCGCGGTGTGATTGTGCCGATTATCGACCTGCGGGTGAAGTTTGCTCAGCAGGATGTGTCTTACGATGAAAACACCGTGGTGATCGTGCTGAACTTTGGCCAACGGGTGGTGGGTATTGTGGTTGACGGCGTATCCGACGTGCTGTCGCTGACCACCGAGCAGATCCGTCCAGCACCGGAATTTGCCGTGACGCTGGCGACCGAATACCTGACCGGCCTGGGTTCGTTGGGTGACCGTATGCTGATCCTGGTCGACATCGAAAAGCTGCTGAGCAGCGAAGAGATGTCCCTGGTCGACAGCGTGGCAAAAAGCGCCTGA
- the tsr gene encoding Serine chemoreceptor protein, which yields MFNRMKVVTSLLLVLVLFGALQLVSGGLFFSSLKNDKENFTVLQTIRQQQSELNESWVNLLQARNTLNRAGIRHMMDTNNIGSGATVAELLARAKSNLVVAEQHYAAYDKIPLNARQDLQSAEKLKQQYGILHGALTELTVLLGEGKINAFFDQPTQSYQDAFEDIYNTYLAQNDKLYQSAVEDSNHSFNFAIWTLAVVLLTVLAVIVLVWSGIHHILVRPLNRMIEHIKMIAAGDLTQPIAVTSRNEMGVLAASLKHMQNELIDTVSGVRQGADAIYSGASEIAAGNNDLSSRTEQQAASLEETAASMEQLTATVKQNAENARQASQLALSASETAQKGGKVVANVVQTMHDIAGSSQKIADITGVIDGIAFQTNILALNAAVEAARAGEQGRGFAVVAGEVRNLAQRSAQAAKEIKGLIEDSVNRVDMGSVLVESAGETMGDIVNAVTRVTDIMGEIASASDEQSRGIDQVGQAVAEMDRVTQQNASLVEESASAAAALEEQASMLTQSVAVFRLKAAGQDEFKMPVSSKATVTPVLNHKKMNASDPQDNWETF from the coding sequence ATGTTTAATCGTATGAAGGTGGTCACCAGCCTGTTACTGGTGCTGGTGTTATTTGGCGCCTTGCAGCTGGTTTCAGGCGGGCTCTTCTTCTCCTCACTGAAGAATGATAAAGAAAACTTCACCGTATTGCAGACCATTCGTCAGCAACAGTCCGAGCTGAACGAAAGCTGGGTCAACCTGCTGCAGGCGCGCAACACGCTAAACCGTGCCGGTATCCGCCATATGATGGATACCAATAATATTGGCAGCGGTGCTACCGTCGCCGAGCTGCTGGCGCGAGCCAAAAGCAACCTGGTGGTGGCGGAACAACACTATGCCGCCTATGACAAAATCCCTCTCAATGCCCGCCAGGACTTGCAGTCAGCCGAAAAGCTCAAACAGCAATACGGCATTCTTCACGGTGCCTTGACCGAACTGACGGTGTTACTGGGCGAGGGCAAAATCAACGCCTTCTTTGACCAGCCGACGCAAAGCTATCAGGACGCGTTCGAAGATATCTACAACACCTATCTGGCGCAAAACGACAAGCTTTACCAGAGCGCAGTGGAAGACAGTAACCACTCCTTCAACTTCGCTATCTGGACGCTGGCGGTGGTGCTGTTGACGGTACTGGCAGTGATTGTTCTGGTGTGGAGCGGTATTCATCACATTCTGGTGCGTCCGCTGAACCGCATGATCGAACACATCAAAATGATTGCCGCCGGCGATTTGACCCAGCCGATCGCAGTGACCAGCCGCAATGAAATGGGCGTACTGGCCGCCAGCCTCAAGCATATGCAAAACGAACTGATCGACACCGTTAGCGGTGTGCGTCAGGGGGCCGACGCTATTTATAGCGGCGCATCTGAAATTGCCGCCGGCAACAACGACCTCTCTTCACGTACTGAACAGCAGGCCGCCTCACTGGAGGAAACCGCTGCCAGCATGGAGCAACTGACCGCTACGGTGAAACAGAACGCCGAAAATGCTCGTCAGGCCAGCCAACTGGCGTTGAGCGCCTCCGAAACCGCGCAGAAAGGCGGCAAGGTAGTGGCCAATGTGGTGCAAACCATGCATGACATCGCCGGTAGTTCGCAGAAAATTGCCGACATTACCGGCGTGATCGACGGCATTGCCTTCCAGACCAACATCCTGGCATTGAACGCGGCGGTAGAAGCGGCACGCGCCGGTGAACAGGGCCGTGGTTTTGCGGTGGTAGCAGGCGAAGTGCGCAATCTGGCACAGCGTAGTGCCCAGGCGGCGAAGGAAATCAAAGGATTGATCGAAGACTCCGTCAATCGCGTCGATATGGGCTCGGTACTGGTAGAAAGCGCCGGTGAAACCATGGGCGACATCGTCAATGCCGTCACCCGCGTTACCGACATTATGGGTGAGATTGCCTCGGCGTCTGACGAACAAAGCCGTGGTATCGATCAGGTCGGCCAGGCGGTAGCGGAAATGGACCGCGTCACCCAGCAGAACGCCTCGTTGGTGGAAGAGTCCGCGTCTGCGGCGGCGGCGCTGGAAGAGCAGGCCAGCATGCTGACCCAGTCCGTGGCGGTATTCCGTCTGAAAGCGGCAGGCCAGGACGAATTCAAAATGCCCGTCAGCAGCAAGGCAACAGTGACCCCGGTACTCAATCATAAAAAAATGAACGCCAGCGATCCGCAGGATAACTGGGAAACGTTCTAA